Genomic window (Elusimicrobiota bacterium):
GGGGCGCGGCGGGACCGCACCGACGAGCGGCCGCAGGCGTCTCATCGTCGCGCGCACCGCGGTCGAGGGCAGCACGACCAGCAGGACCCCGGCGTCGCGGACCGCCTCCTCGAGGTCGGAGACGACGCGCACCGGCGGAAGGATCCGGAGATCCGGGATGTGCGGGTGGCGGCGCGTGCGTTCGAGGCGCGCGGCGAGGGCGGCGAAGTACTCCCAGAGGACCACGGGGCGTCCTTTGCCGGCGAGGTGGTTGGCCAGGGCGGTCCCCCAGATGCCGCCGCCGAGCACGCAGACCTTCTCTCTGCGGGCGTTCATCGGACCGCCTTGCGCGCGGCGAGCCGCTCTCCCCGGAGCAGGCTCAGCAGGTTGGGGATGTGGCGCAGGAGCACGAGCGCGGAGGCCGCGCAGGCGAGGAGCATCAGCGGCAGGGGCGGCCGGAAGAGCGCGGCGAAGATCGGAAGGGCGGCGGCGGCGCACATCGAGCCGACGGAGATGTGCCCCGAGCGCGCGACGCCGAAGATGAAGACGAGGAGGGTGGGCACCATCGGGCCTGGCAGGAGCGCGGAGAAGACTCCCGCCGAGGTCGCGACGCCCTTGCCTCCCTTGAAGACGAGGAAGACCGTCCAGACGTGTCCGACGATGGCCAGCGCTCCGCAGAGGAGGGCGAGTTCGAGGTCGTCGGGGCGCATGTGGCGCGCGGCG
Coding sequences:
- the plsY gene encoding glycerol-3-phosphate 1-O-acyltransferase PlsY — encoded protein: MTLDPLSVALAATAYVAGAVPSGYLIAKKMKGIDIREHGSGNPGAANVYRIAGTTAGLWTLGIDAFKGFLPVLAARHMRPDDLELALLCGALAIVGHVWTVFLVFKGGKGVATSAGVFSALLPGPMVPTLLVFIFGVARSGHISVGSMCAAAALPIFAALFRPPLPLMLLACAASALVLLRHIPNLLSLLRGERLAARKAVR